In Nakamurella antarctica, the following are encoded in one genomic region:
- a CDS encoding glycosyltransferase, translating to MRVLRRAIMLFLSVKLLTLLSNLFAFPTLRRSSSTKTSALLIPMRDETDRLPQTLEGLLGSGATTTTFLDDQSSDGTGQMVESALAATSFSSGKVIVGTARPQGWTGKTWACAQLADSVLLTAQPAANPPSPSGASLLEIGPVARHRAPLGETLAPSVNQTAAPDYLIFVDADIYLAPNAIPAIIAEATRQSADVLSIFPRQVTRTWSERALVPLVNDVLLCFLPFALLKAPVKQAATANGSVLAFRTAAYEALGGFAAVKGHTVEDVAMARHTRQRGLKLGLALGGDLVSTRMYTGYPDIITGFGRGLVPAAGGSRAAVLAGWAWHILAYTLPLLLIRRGPWRWAAALAVVERALVEAKSGTRDWPAAALIGLSPLAAIPVVAQAMKREQNWKGRAYR from the coding sequence ATGAGGGTGCTCCGCAGGGCGATCATGCTGTTCCTGTCGGTAAAACTGCTGACACTGCTCTCAAACCTGTTCGCATTTCCCACGCTCAGGCGTAGCAGCAGCACCAAGACATCCGCCTTGCTGATACCGATGCGAGACGAAACTGACCGACTGCCGCAGACCCTGGAGGGATTACTCGGGAGTGGCGCCACCACCACCACATTTCTTGATGACCAGTCGTCCGACGGAACCGGCCAGATGGTCGAAAGCGCTCTGGCTGCAACCTCTTTCAGTAGTGGGAAGGTGATCGTTGGCACCGCCCGCCCGCAGGGGTGGACCGGCAAAACGTGGGCGTGCGCCCAACTTGCTGACAGCGTGCTGCTCACCGCCCAGCCAGCCGCCAACCCGCCTTCGCCGAGCGGTGCGTCGTTGCTTGAAATAGGCCCCGTTGCGCGTCATAGGGCACCGCTCGGCGAGACTTTGGCGCCATCGGTGAATCAAACCGCCGCACCGGACTACCTCATTTTTGTCGACGCCGACATCTACCTCGCACCGAACGCCATACCGGCCATCATTGCCGAAGCAACACGGCAGTCAGCCGACGTGCTCTCCATCTTCCCGCGCCAAGTAACGCGCACGTGGAGCGAGCGGGCACTGGTACCGCTCGTCAACGACGTCCTGCTCTGCTTCCTGCCATTTGCGCTGCTCAAAGCGCCGGTGAAACAAGCCGCCACCGCCAACGGCAGCGTGCTGGCCTTCCGCACCGCCGCGTACGAAGCACTCGGCGGTTTCGCTGCGGTCAAGGGACACACGGTCGAAGATGTGGCGATGGCTCGTCATACCCGACAACGCGGCCTGAAACTCGGGCTTGCCCTCGGCGGCGACCTTGTCAGCACCCGGATGTACACGGGCTACCCCGACATCATCACCGGATTCGGCCGCGGCCTGGTCCCGGCAGCTGGCGGCAGCCGCGCTGCTGTGCTCGCAGGGTGGGCCTGGCACATCCTGGCTTACACGTTGCCACTCCTGCTAATCCGACGCGGGCCATGGCGTTGGGCCGCGGCGCTGGCCGTTGTCGAGCGAGCACTAGTAGAGGCCAAATCCGGCACGCGCGATTGGCCGGCCGCAGCATTGATCGGCCTGTCGCCGCTTGCCGCCATCCCGGTTGTCGCGCAGGCGATGAAGCGCGAACAAAACTGGAAAGGCAGGGCCTACCGGTGA
- a CDS encoding cytochrome P450: protein MFGHLPRWTGNSLALIEEGARLGPVFSLQLWRPAVVGYSPDWNRLVLGDAAGFRSGGSLSQLSPYLSGGVVALDAPAHRGRRALMNPAFHRRDIAARFAEPLQELIDRSMPSGDFDASQWSSALMQNMIQEVFVGKSFPEKVLHNFLKPLDTPMPGPLLRRPFKIRRMQSALRTALNEADPTTLAPLFGSLEGGVEEARVAIAAAYDTTAHTLAFALWELAARPDLRVPELAESVVQETLRLYPAGWIGSRVATNDTEFKGRTIPAGMLILYSPYLTHRDPELWRNPLHFSPERFSDPLPPWGYIPFSAGERTCLGAALASLTLQTAVKAFADRSLTRVNGDGSPRGGLTLAPKGPLVLTRGS, encoded by the coding sequence ATGTTCGGGCACCTACCGCGCTGGACCGGGAACTCCCTCGCCCTCATTGAGGAGGGCGCCCGACTCGGACCGGTTTTTTCCCTCCAACTGTGGCGACCTGCGGTAGTCGGTTACAGCCCTGACTGGAACCGCTTGGTACTCGGCGATGCCGCGGGGTTTCGAAGCGGCGGCAGTCTGAGCCAGCTGTCCCCCTACCTCTCCGGCGGTGTCGTCGCATTGGATGCGCCTGCGCACCGCGGCCGCCGCGCACTGATGAATCCGGCCTTTCACCGCCGCGATATCGCCGCCCGCTTCGCCGAACCTTTGCAGGAACTCATCGACCGGAGTATGCCGTCTGGCGACTTTGATGCGAGCCAGTGGTCGAGCGCGCTGATGCAGAACATGATTCAAGAAGTGTTTGTTGGCAAGAGCTTCCCGGAAAAGGTGCTGCACAATTTCCTCAAGCCGCTCGACACCCCGATGCCGGGTCCGTTACTGCGTAGGCCTTTCAAGATTCGGCGCATGCAATCGGCACTACGCACCGCGCTGAACGAGGCCGACCCCACCACCCTTGCCCCACTGTTCGGGTCGTTGGAAGGCGGCGTCGAAGAAGCGCGGGTGGCGATCGCCGCGGCATACGACACCACCGCCCACACACTGGCTTTCGCACTCTGGGAGCTGGCTGCGCGCCCCGACCTTCGGGTGCCCGAACTGGCAGAATCGGTGGTTCAGGAGACGTTGCGACTCTATCCAGCAGGATGGATCGGCAGTCGCGTGGCCACTAACGACACTGAATTCAAAGGCCGGACCATTCCTGCGGGGATGCTCATTTTGTACAGCCCCTACCTCACGCACCGCGACCCGGAATTGTGGCGCAACCCATTGCATTTCTCCCCTGAGCGCTTCTCGGACCCACTCCCGCCGTGGGGCTACATCCCGTTTTCCGCGGGTGAGCGCACCTGCCTCGGCGCGGCGCTAGCCAGTCTCACGTTGCAAACGGCCGTGAAGGCTTTCGCCGACCGGAGCCTGACCCGCGTCAATGGCGACGGCAGCCCGCGGGGCGGGCTCACCCTAGCGCCGAAAGGACCCCTCGTGCTCACCAGGGGCTCCTAG
- a CDS encoding lycopene cyclase domain-containing protein, with product MGKARWWWFDKDDVPGIFIGSLPLEEWLFFVVIAMCAIISLEAVANLKPQWAQPRAAKL from the coding sequence GTGGGGAAAGCTCGTTGGTGGTGGTTCGACAAGGATGACGTGCCGGGTATTTTCATCGGTTCTTTGCCGCTAGAAGAGTGGCTCTTCTTCGTCGTCATTGCGATGTGCGCGATCATCAGCCTTGAGGCGGTGGCAAATCTCAAGCCGCAGTGGGCGCAGCCGCGCGCGGCGAAACTATGA
- a CDS encoding lycopene cyclase domain-containing protein, which yields MITLGYTRLAVLSIVVVVIGDRWLVRTRLPTTELLWASYAFMLFSQCIVDGIPIGYDIVRYDPRIITGICLFNVPA from the coding sequence ATGATCACGCTCGGGTACACCCGGTTGGCTGTCCTCTCTATCGTCGTCGTCGTTATCGGTGATAGGTGGTTGGTGCGCACCAGGTTGCCTACCACCGAGTTGTTGTGGGCCAGCTACGCCTTCATGCTTTTCTCCCAGTGCATCGTGGACGGCATTCCGATCGGATACGACATCGTCCGCTACGACCCCCGGATCATCACTGGAATCTGCCTTTTCAACGTCCCCGCCTAG
- the idi gene encoding isopentenyl-diphosphate Delta-isomerase translates to MTHIDESVVLVDPAGNPLGTELKSVVHTFDTPLHLAFSLYLFNEDGQLLMTRRSLNKLTWAGVWTNSCCGHPLPEESFTDAIHRRLLQELGTTAFDIRCVLPDFAYTARDASGIRENEICPVYVGTIAPDATIAANPNEVMDYEWASWPAICAATAATPFAFSPWSVRQVAELSASGQQVQGQQVQGQQ, encoded by the coding sequence ATGACACACATTGACGAATCCGTTGTCCTTGTCGACCCCGCGGGAAATCCCCTTGGCACCGAACTCAAATCGGTAGTGCACACGTTCGACACGCCCCTGCATTTGGCGTTTTCGCTGTACCTGTTCAACGAAGACGGGCAACTGCTGATGACCCGCCGGTCGCTGAACAAGTTGACCTGGGCTGGGGTGTGGACCAACAGTTGCTGCGGCCACCCGCTTCCTGAAGAGTCTTTTACCGACGCCATCCATCGTCGTTTGCTGCAGGAGCTGGGTACGACGGCCTTCGACATTCGTTGCGTGCTGCCCGATTTCGCCTACACCGCACGGGACGCAAGTGGTATCCGGGAAAACGAGATCTGCCCTGTCTACGTGGGCACCATCGCGCCGGATGCCACCATCGCAGCGAACCCGAACGAAGTGATGGATTACGAATGGGCGTCGTGGCCCGCGATCTGCGCGGCCACGGCCGCGACCCCATTTGCCTTCAGCCCGTGGTCGGTTCGGCAGGTCGCGGAGCTATCGGCTTCGGGGCAGCAAGTTCAGGGGCAGCAAGTTCAGGGGCAGCAATGA
- a CDS encoding polyprenyl synthetase family protein, giving the protein MTTLAGRSAPLDNDNRSRLLLQRNDFLKLVDAELATAVQELQQEWRSVENDDGVTDILGEHDLVHLLGELVDCGGKRIRPLMTYCGWLSAGGRGRDSSGPRTSFDDVVRTSAALELLQAFALIHDDVMDESLSRRGRPAIHIQAAALHRAASAQGDATRFGESIAILVGDLAHAEADHLVSELPRPLRAIWRSLVVELVCGQRRDLVGSATGRQDLAYARSVSRMKSGCYTVERPLQLGAAAASASDAVQRSLGVYGHEVGVAFALRDDMLGIWGDPVITGKPAGDDLISAKPTIILALAKTNLIAEPAAAALARAGSPEFTARDLVTVQEAMRESGVAETVEKMITSHVDAALSALDPQILAYEGIELLTQLAHEIAWREK; this is encoded by the coding sequence ATGACGACACTCGCGGGCCGTTCGGCACCCCTGGATAACGACAATAGATCTCGACTGTTGTTGCAGCGCAACGATTTTCTCAAGTTGGTGGATGCGGAACTCGCTACCGCCGTGCAAGAGTTGCAGCAAGAGTGGCGAAGTGTCGAGAACGATGACGGCGTCACCGATATTCTGGGCGAACACGACTTGGTGCACCTGCTCGGCGAGCTCGTCGACTGCGGCGGGAAACGAATCAGGCCACTGATGACGTACTGCGGCTGGCTCAGTGCCGGTGGTCGCGGCCGAGACTCTTCGGGTCCTCGGACGAGCTTTGATGATGTGGTGCGGACCAGCGCCGCACTTGAGCTCCTGCAGGCGTTTGCGCTGATCCACGATGACGTGATGGACGAATCATTGTCCCGCCGCGGTAGGCCAGCCATCCATATTCAAGCCGCCGCCTTGCATCGCGCCGCCAGCGCACAAGGCGACGCCACCCGATTCGGCGAGAGCATTGCCATCCTGGTTGGCGACCTCGCCCACGCTGAAGCTGACCACCTGGTCTCAGAGTTGCCTCGGCCACTGCGCGCCATCTGGCGCTCGCTCGTCGTCGAGCTGGTCTGCGGGCAGCGCCGCGATTTGGTCGGCAGCGCGACGGGCCGACAGGACCTGGCGTACGCCCGATCCGTGTCGAGGATGAAATCAGGCTGTTACACGGTCGAACGGCCCTTGCAGCTCGGAGCGGCTGCTGCCTCGGCTTCGGACGCCGTTCAACGGAGCCTGGGCGTCTATGGCCATGAGGTAGGCGTCGCTTTTGCCCTCCGCGACGACATGCTTGGCATCTGGGGCGATCCCGTTATCACCGGCAAGCCCGCTGGCGACGATCTGATCTCGGCTAAGCCCACCATTATCCTTGCGCTGGCCAAAACCAATCTGATCGCCGAACCGGCGGCCGCAGCCTTGGCCCGCGCCGGCTCACCGGAGTTCACCGCGCGAGACCTGGTCACTGTCCAAGAGGCGATGCGTGAAAGCGGCGTCGCGGAGACGGTGGAAAAAATGATTACTAGCCACGTCGACGCGGCGCTGAGCGCACTGGATCCCCAAATCTTGGCTTATGAAGGCATTGAACTACTTACGCAATTGGCACACGAGATAGCTTGGCGGGAAAAATGA
- a CDS encoding phytoene desaturase family protein, with product MSHIVVIGAGLAGLSAACRLTGNGHEVTVLERGDIPGGRAGQLRRDGFTFDTGPSVLTMPDLISDPLAAVGVDIKDVLPMHRLDPAYRAKFADGSTIHVRFGHAEMREEIRRTCSETDAAAFDDFVVWLRELYRVEMPHFIDHNFDSPLGLLANPKAAAKLLRMGAFSRLGPSIRKRFKDPRLQRLFSFQALYAGLAPESALALYAVITYMDSIEGVWFPNSGGMHAIPQALADAAEKAGTVFRYSQNCTEIVRDSVTGAATGVKLDTGEVVAADKVVCTVDLPVAYDTLLPTVDSPKRLKGANYSPSAVVWHVGMRGLPGPEVGHHNIHFGHEWESSFEALLKKRQMMPDPSRLVTIPTVTDASFAPAGCSSLFVLEPSPNMESDINWVTEGPRIRDGLLNFLAEQGYPTEVMTEELVTPLEWADQGMQAGTPFSLAHTFAQTGPFRPSNTDKRVPGLVFAGSGTVPGVGVPMVLISGKLAAERIGKAS from the coding sequence ATGAGTCACATCGTAGTAATCGGAGCAGGGCTTGCTGGACTTTCGGCGGCTTGCCGTTTGACGGGTAACGGCCACGAAGTCACGGTGTTGGAACGGGGCGATATTCCAGGCGGTCGGGCCGGTCAACTGCGGCGCGATGGATTTACCTTCGACACCGGCCCCTCTGTTCTCACCATGCCGGATTTGATCTCAGACCCACTCGCCGCCGTCGGTGTGGACATTAAAGATGTGCTGCCAATGCACCGCCTCGACCCCGCCTACCGGGCAAAGTTCGCTGACGGCAGCACCATTCATGTTCGGTTCGGCCACGCAGAGATGCGCGAAGAGATCCGCCGGACGTGCAGCGAGACCGACGCCGCGGCGTTCGACGACTTCGTGGTGTGGCTGCGCGAGCTCTACCGAGTCGAGATGCCGCACTTTATCGACCACAACTTTGATTCCCCCCTGGGATTGCTCGCCAACCCCAAAGCGGCAGCGAAACTCCTTCGGATGGGTGCGTTCTCGCGGCTTGGTCCGTCGATTCGCAAGCGGTTCAAGGATCCTCGGCTACAGCGACTTTTCAGCTTCCAGGCCCTCTACGCGGGCCTCGCCCCGGAGTCAGCCTTGGCCCTGTACGCCGTCATCACCTACATGGACAGCATTGAAGGCGTGTGGTTCCCCAACAGCGGCGGGATGCACGCCATCCCGCAGGCTCTGGCGGACGCGGCCGAAAAGGCTGGCACGGTGTTCCGCTATTCGCAAAATTGCACCGAGATTGTGCGCGATTCTGTGACCGGCGCGGCCACCGGCGTCAAGCTCGACACGGGAGAAGTCGTGGCCGCCGATAAGGTGGTCTGCACCGTCGACCTACCCGTCGCCTACGACACCTTGCTGCCCACCGTCGATTCCCCGAAACGCCTCAAGGGGGCCAACTATTCACCGTCCGCGGTGGTGTGGCACGTCGGAATGCGCGGCTTGCCCGGCCCAGAAGTCGGTCACCACAACATTCACTTCGGCCACGAGTGGGAATCCTCATTCGAAGCGTTGCTTAAGAAGCGTCAGATGATGCCCGACCCGTCGCGGCTGGTCACGATCCCCACCGTCACCGACGCCAGCTTCGCTCCGGCCGGTTGCTCCTCCCTGTTCGTGTTGGAACCATCGCCGAACATGGAAAGCGACATTAACTGGGTCACCGAAGGCCCGCGCATCCGGGACGGCCTGCTGAACTTCCTTGCAGAGCAGGGCTACCCCACCGAGGTAATGACGGAAGAGTTGGTTACGCCGCTGGAATGGGCCGACCAAGGGATGCAGGCGGGAACACCCTTCTCGTTAGCGCACACCTTCGCCCAGACCGGTCCCTTCCGCCCCTCGAACACGGACAAGCGCGTCCCAGGACTGGTTTTCGCCGGCTCCGGAACGGTCCCCGGTGTGGGGGTGCCCATGGTGCTGATTT